Part of the Neoarius graeffei isolate fNeoGra1 chromosome 15, fNeoGra1.pri, whole genome shotgun sequence genome is shown below.
aaaatctggcaacggcgccgttgcgaagtcgtctggatgagtagaatggatttgtttacgatgacgtcacaaccacatgactgtcagtgcttcacgctgggtagaagtgtaacgaactcgatgcgagttgtcaacaaatcctgtaacttggttcatgaaacacgcttacaaaatattttcactgtgaatatttattgtgtaatggtgcaaagtgagagagagagtgagagaatagcccttagggcagagtctttagtctaaacactgcggaagcagtaccaaaccgtgcaccgcccgtgcgctttccaaaaacaaaaacaatcccgccagcaaaaataggaaaaaaaaaaaaaaaggagcgatctcacctcttcagatgttggtttaagtccgacaatacattcctcaaaaagggcgtagaagaacaaagtcatcaacatgtagcattcaatttattccggaccattaaagaattctggaggatatcagaatgttggcgtaccggcttccatctacccccattcattcctctttccgcgtcttttgttttacgctactgattattaatcaaaactttatgtggctaatgctacagaagaaggggtttatgcgcatgcgtctacttcttctattgttctggtgtctccgatgggaccgtcttacagcgcacgtagaggtgtggcatgtgtattgcatcgttttcagcaagcgttgcgttgccatatgtacctgatattttactgatccgttgcccatgtggacgcaatatttaaaaaaaaaaaaatctcgttgccgttgtcgtgtggatgtagcctaagatacAGTTAATACTAACCATTTACTATCATCatccctgtacaccaacacaatgtTACGTCTGTATTTTGTGGTATTGTACATCCTAAATCAGGTGTGTATGAAAAGTTAAACTCTGCTGGATTCTATACATACAGATCCACAGCTGGGTTTTCCTGCCATATTCaatgttgtgcttttttttttcttctctcctcCACTGTCTGTCCAAGGATGTGTAAAAGATGGGAATCTGGAACATATTATGGACTTCTATCCAGAAGACAACAACTCTTTGCAAATATCCTTTTAAAAAAAGTTTTCATGGACACTGTCTTATATTTTTATATACAGACAAGTGCATCTCAAGcatttagaatatcgtgaaaaagttcaatattttccatcagttatttaagaaagtgaaaatttaatatattctagactcatgacACATTaaagtttcaagcatttttctattttaattttgataattgtggcctacagcacaaaaaaaaaacatctcaaattatttggatatttcattttgagtttgagtaaaacagtatgaatacagtgtatctctcagtctagttcagtacatgcaaatacaatcatggggaagactactgacttgactgttgtccagaagacgaccattaacaccctccacaaggagggtaagccacagaaagtcattgctgaaaaggctagctggaaaaggtgcacaggcaacagggatgactacagccttcagaggattgaagggaaaaaaaaagaaaagtcgattcaagaacttgagagAGCTTTACAAGGAGAGGACTgagactggtgtcagtgcatcaggaGCCACTAGGCACAGACCTCTTCAGGAAGGGGGCCACAACtggcacattcctaatatcaagagacaacatcagaagtgtcttatctgggttaaggagagaaagaactggactgctgctcagtgatccaaagtcctcttttcagatgaaagtaaattttgcacttCATTTGgatatcaaggtcctagagtctggaggaagagtggagaggcacagaatccaaggtgtttgaagtccagtgtgaagtttcttcagtctgtgatgatttggggtgccatgtcatctgctggtgttggttcactgtgttttatcaagtccagagtcaacgcagccatctaccaggagattttagagcacttcatgcttccatctgctgacaagctttatggagatgccgatttcctttgctAGCAGGACTTGGcatctgcccacagtgccaaaactactaccaaatggtttgctgaccatgatattactgtgcttgattggccagccaactcgcttgACCTGAAACCcattgagaatctatggggtactgTCCAGAGGAAGCTGAGAAACGCCTGACCCAAAAAGACAGATACACTGAAAGCTGctgtcaaagcaacctgggcttcagtaacacttcagcagtgccacaggctgatcacctccatgccatgccgcattgatgcagtaatttgtggtgaaGAAGCCACAACCAAGGAttgagtgtacagtggtgcttgaaagtttgtgaaccctttggaattttctatatttctgcataaatgtgacctaaaacatcagattttcacacaagtcctaaaagtagataaagagaacccagctaaacaaatgagacaaaaatattatagctggtcatttattgaggaaaatgatccaatattacatatgcgtggcaaaagtatgtgaacctctaggattagcagttcatttgaaggtgaaattagtcaggtgttttcaatcagtgggatgacaatcaggtgtgagtgggcaccctgttttatttaaagaacagggctctatcaaagtctgatcttcacaacacatgtttgtggaagtgcatcatggcacaaacaaaggagatttctgaggacctcagaaaaagcattgttgatgctcatcaggttggaaaaaggttacaaaaccatctctaaagagtttggactccaccaatccacagacagattgtgtacaaatggaggaaattcaagaccattgttaccctccccaggagtggtcgaccaacaaagatcactccaagagcaaggcgtgtaatagtcggcgaggtcacaaaggaccccagggtaacttctaagcaactgaaggcctctctcacattggttaatgttaatgttcatgagtccaccatcaggagaacactgaacaacaatggtgtgcatggcagggttgcaaggagaaagtcactgctctccaaaaataacattgctgctcatctgcagtttgctaaagatcacgtggacaagccagaaggctattggaaaaatgttttatggacggatgagaccaaaatagaactttttggtttaaatgagaagggttatgtttggagaaaggaaaatactgcattccagcataagaaccttatcccatctgtgaaacatggtcgtgatagtatcatggcttgggtccgttttgctacatctgggccaggacaacttgccatcattgatggaacaatgaattctgaattataccagccaattctaaaggaacatgtcagggcatctgtccatgttctctcaagagaaggtgtgtcatgcagcaagacaacgaccctaagcacacaagtcgttctaccaaagaatggttaaagaagaataaagttaatgttttggaatggccaagtcaaagtcctgaccttaatccaatcgaaatgttgtggaaggacctgaagtgagcagttcatgtgaggaaactccccaacatcccagagttgaagctgttctgtacggaggaatgggctaaaattcctccaagccggtgtgcaggactgatcaacagttaccagaaacgtttagttgcagttattgctgcacaagggggtcacaccagatactgaaagcaaaggttcacatacttttgccactcacgtgtaatattggatcattttcctcaataaataaatgaccaaggataatatttttgtctcatttgtttaactgggttctctttatctacttttacgacttgtgtgagaatctgatgttttaggtcatatttatgcagaaatatagaaaattctaaagggttcacaaactttcaagcaccactgtataaatgaacatagttTTTAGAAGTTTGACATTTTTGtaagtccctttttttttttatttatcttaggaaatattcttaagtaataatttgaaatattggatttgattttcatgagctataagccataatcatcaaaattaaaacaaaaaaggcttgaaatgtttcactttgtgccatgaatatagaatatatgaaagtttatctttttgaattaaattacgaaaaaGAAAATCaactttcatgatattctaattgagatgcactagtatgtacgtatgtacatacagtacaagtcaaaagACACTCATTCATAGTAAGGTATGTAATATGTAACTTGGTCACTTATCACAATTTCAGTTTAGCAATGCTAATGATGAACTGGAAACATGAAGTAGAGATTTGCCCAGTTGCTGATGTTAGTTCAGTGCCAGAAAGTGCACATCTTTCACTTGTCCCATGCTGATATTAGCCTTGATTCCTCACCCACAGCTTTCCCATTCAAAATGCCCCACTGGTGCAGAAGCTTAAAATAGTATTTGAAAACAGTACAGACTTTTTTGGAAGAATAATAGTTTACTTGTTGGATGTCCTGGGAGAAAGTGCTTCTTGATGTTTGGAAAAGAGAACAAATGAGGCAACCAGAATGCAAAAAGGCAACAGCTTGCTGTGATGGACAGACTACCTGAATCTTGTACACACTTTCTTTGAGCACAGACTGATTCCTTCCCCCAACCCGGTATTAATTTTATATATTGGGGATTGAGTGTATTTATCTGCTCGCCAATgaggaggtggtgtgtgtgtgttttttttttttttttaataaatggctTTGACTAACCCAGGTTTATAGTGACATTTTATTAGAAAGGTACACAAAGAGAGGCTTTCAAAAAGAGAATTGTGACTTAAATATAGTCATGTGATCATCGAAGCAGGTGCAGTATGTGATCCTCAAGCAGCTTTTGCACTGAAAATGATTTTTCAAAAAGGTGCTGATCAGACAGTAATCAGACAAAAATAATTTAATAGGCAGCAACATTTGCTTTATGAATTATCCTATAGCAAACAGTATATAGATGAATTTCAGATATACCTGTAAAGGATACTTACTTTTTTTGTAGCCAAGCGCAATGGAAAGTGCCACTGGACTGTATCCAGAGTCTGCTTCGAATGTAATATCAGCTCCATGTCCTAAACACACACAGTTGTGCTTATTGTTTTTGTATGaataaaataaatgcaataaTTATTATACCTAATTCTTGCTTTTGGTTCATTATTCATCTAATTAGATTTTATATCACTCTAACCAACACTTCAATCTTATTTATATTTCAATACAATCAATACTGATGAAAATGGAAGCCCAAGAGCTCTTCTGTTTGCTGTCCTGATGGCAGATGTGTGTACACTCAGGTGGGAGTGTAAATAAAAGATGTCAGTTAGGCagttaaataacttttttttttctgattcacaaATACTCATCATTACTTTTTATTTCACATTGTTCTTGGCACAAAATGACATCAGCTCTGTAATATAAACATTatataaaaataaagtgcatGGGTGACTTTGACCTTAACTCTTGTGCTTAGTTAATGTTTAGAAAAATAGAAAGCTGATAGTGTTGGATGAAAAAGTTTATAAAatgtattcattttgttttaaaaataaGCATAATTATAAACTTACTTAACAGAGCTTGCACACATTTTATATGATTGCCACGAACTGCATAAAGAAGAGGAGTACCTCCATTCTGTGTCAAAAATGAAGAAGTAATGTGGTTATACATGTGGAGATTCGATTATACACTTTGAtgccattttgttttattttgtactCACCCAATCATAGGAATCGATGTCAAGGTCATGTTTTAAAAGCATCTCGACGATGTCTGCATATCCCCCAGCACTGGCTAAGGATAACGCGCACTCTCGCTCCCGTGCGAAGATTTTTGGATCGGCGCCCTGATTTATGGCACAACTAGATTTGTAACACATCCAACACAAGAGATGGTTGGTCTACTCATCGTGTAGCCTTTCCTACCTTCTCTAGTAGAAACTGGACCATTTCAATCTCTCCAAATGCTGCTGCCCACATAAGTGGTGTGAATCCCCGCTCATCCTGACTGTTCAGTAGGGCACGgtctaaaagaagaaaaaaaagaaaacaaaccaaaacaacTAAGCATGCTTTGTATAGATTACTGTTTGGCATTGTATAAAGCAATTCCACTAATACATAGTACTGCTTACCACTGGCAACATGTGTCTTCACTTTTGAGATTTCCCCATGAGCGGCCAGCTGATGAACGGACAAATCTAATAAATGAAGGAAGTCAAAATATgtaattcatttcatacagtataGCGAAACAACAACTGATAATGGAAGATGGTCATGGTGGGGTTTAAAATATGGGACCATATGGTGTTCAAATATGGCATTCAGGATGGTGATTTTCTTGCTGTAACACACCTTAAAAATCCTTGAATCACCAAGCTATGCTGCTGTCTGCATATTTCCCGGCACTAGCAGATGTCTCTTTTCAACTTGGTTTTAAAATCAATGACTATGTTCACATTACAAAAAAACTATGCCAGATCAAATATGCGAATcatgatgatccactgtggcaaACCCTAACtgaagcagccaaaagaagtagtTGTTCACATTACAATACTTATTCCACTTTACTGTTCAGATCCTGGGCAGCAtgctggtgtaatggttagcactgttgcctcatagtaagaaggtcctgggtttgaccccagtggctggctctgcatggagtttgcatgttctccccgtgtctgtgtaggtttcctccgggtgctccggtttcccccacagtccaaagacatgcaggttaggttaactggtgactctaaattgaccgtaggtgtgaatgtgagtgtgaatggttgtctgtgtgtcagccctgtgatgacctggcaacttgtccagggtgtaccccgcctctcacccgtagtcagctgggataggctccagcttgcctgcaaccctgtagaacaggataaagcggctagagataatggatggatgttcagatCCTTCACATTTATATTCCTATGTGATCCTTATCTGTCATTAATGTGAACAGGCCTTTGATGAATCATCCAACCATCCAGTGTCTTtactgcttatccattgcaggATAGACAATCACGGGTGAGCTGGACATGGggcaagaggcaaggtacaccctggacaggttgccagtctatcacagggctaacatgaAGAGACAGACCGCCGTTCACACTTGTTactttagaggagccagttgatctaatctgcatgactgtgggaggaaacccatacaggcacaaggagaacatgcaaactgctcaCAAAGGGCCCCCAATCGAAAGCAGGTTTGAActttgtgaggtgatagtgctaacattGATGAATCAGCCCTTATGGAAAAATCAAATATGTTCTCATGCAAGAGCATATGTCTTTCACATATGTATAAAAGTATATCAGTAATGTGATCACATGTGGAAAAGATGTGACTAGGCACACTAAATCCTGTGGAAAATAATCATTGATAAAAATAACGTGTAAAATTACTATATGTGTTACAGGTGAAACATTGTCTAAAACAAACGTGGGTGGCATGCTGGTGTAACGGGTAATGGCACTGATGCATTGCAGCTTCATCGCTCCACAGTCTGGTTTGATTCTGAACTCCAGTACTGTGCATATTCAGATTCTCCCCCTgggttttctggtttcctccagCCTCCccccactcaaaaaaaaaaaaaattgtgggctGATAAAATTGCCTCTAGGTTTGTGTGTGGTGTCCtgcaatggactggtgtcccatccagggtgtgctGCAATGTACTGGCTTCCCATCCAAGGTGTGCCCATGCTTAGCGCCCAGTGTTCCTGACTGGCTCTGGATCCACTGCCGCCCTGACCAGGGTAAAATGCTTACTGAAGATGGATAAAGGAATGGTTGAATATTGtgaggcggtacggtggtgtagtggttagcgctgtcgcctcacagtaagaaggtccgggttcgagccccgtggccagcgagggcttttctgtgcggagtttgcatgttctccccgtgtccgcgtgggtttcctccgggtgctccggtttcccccacagtccaaagacatgcaggttaggttaactggtgactctaaattgaccgtaggtgtgaatgtgtgtgactggttgtctgtgtctatgtgtcagccctgtgatgacctggcgacttgtccagggtgtaccccgcctttcgcccgtagtcagctgggataggctccagcttgcctgcgaccctgtagaacaggataaagcggctacagataatgagatgagatgaatattgtgATTGTTCTCTAAGGGGTTTTGTATTGCATGTGGATTTGGGTTGTGAGCTGCTTACGGTCCAGAGTGGCGGGTCGGACTGTGAGCTCGTTCCCGCGCTGTTTGTTAGTGAGGGTGGTGGAGTGGTGAAGCGAGCTCTCCTCACTCATCTTCTCCATCACGGCTTTGTCATTACACCTGCTTCAAATAAAGTAGCCCAAATTAAACCCTGTCCATTTGTTACTCGACTAGTTACATTTTCAAAAACTTATTCAGACATGAATATAATAGAAATTACCGAGTAGTATTATCTTACCAGTATCAGCACTTCTTCAGACAATTCCTGTTTATTTCCTGTTTTACTGCCTCACAAAAGTGAAACTAAAACATACTTCAGTATTTCAAAGCGCGTCGATTTtcaggggttaaaaaaaaaagtcatacatCACACTTGTAACACGTTTTGTTTAAAAGTAAAAAACATAAActcgtttttttgtttgttttttagattTGTCGAAGTTTACACTGTTTTCTTTTCATCTTGATGTGAAACCGCTTCCCCCTCAACACCTAGGAACTATTTGTTTGGATTGATGTTGGAGCCCGAGCGAAATTTACGGTGCACACTGCGCAATCGCACATCCCATGACTGAGCTGTAGGGACAGAAGTAAACAATAgtgttgggtttttttccttctcttcttcttcttcttctttttttttttaaactgaagaaAATTCTGcattttgtttaaaaatggaCGACCAGGAAATGCAGTTGAAAGTAAAGCGAGGTAAtgtggcaaaaaataaaaaaataaaagaaacccCCTCCTATCTCCTGTTTGGCTGCGTGCCATATGATTTATACAGATGGATTTAGTTTGTTCCGGATTAATGAATGTAAACATTATTATGTACCGAACTAGGCAGTGCGAATACAGGTGGCTTATTTTGGTCCAACGTATCTGTTAGagcttttaaaaaaacatctggcATGTCTGAAATATCTGAGTTTTGCAGCGTCGTGGGAGTTCTGTACAGAAAATAAagtatttgttttgttttctctgtgGCAGTGACGGATAAATTCGCAGAGAGCATGTATGTGTTGGCCAATGAACCGTCCATAGCGCTGTATCGCCTCCAGGAGCATGtgaggaggtcactgcctgagctggTACAACATAAGGTAAGGGGCTTttacttctgttttatttctAATTTAAACATCGATGTGAAGTGACTTATGAGCAGGAGGTAAGTAGGAGCATGGGTTAGCAGGTTAAACCTTCTCTGTCTTTTTGAGATAAATAAACATGAATATAGGGTGTCATTTTTGTCATCCACATCAGATTACAGATTACGTTCTGTTATCATATGTCATAAAGTGAGTTATTTTggacttttcttttttgaacctggatccagggcggcgcggtggtgtagtggttagcactgtcgcctcacagcaagaaggtccgggttcgaaccccgtggccggcgagggcctttctgtgtggagtttgcatgttctccccgtgtccgcgtgggtttcctctgggtgctccggtttcccccacagtccaaagacatgcaggttaggttaactggtgactctaaattgaccgtaggtgtgaatgtgagtgtgaatggttgtttgtctctgtgtcagccctgtgatgagctggcgacttgtccagggtgtaccccgcctttcgcccgtagtcagctgggataggctccagctcgcctgcgaccctgtaggacaggataagcggctacagataatggatggatggattaactgGATCCCTGTCCCTGTTTGTTCCCTCAGTAAAGTCTTCCTCACTTAAGTACACTGGTACCACTGCCTGGAATGAGTTAGCTAGTCACATTCAGTCTATCGAGTCTAAAGCTGCTTTC
Proteins encoded:
- the rfxank gene encoding DNA-binding protein RFXANK gives rise to the protein MEKMSEESSLHHSTTLTNKQRGNELTVRPATLDHLSVHQLAAHGEISKVKTHVASDRALLNSQDERGFTPLMWAAAFGEIEMVQFLLEKGADPKIFARERECALSLASAGGYADIVEMLLKHDLDIDSYDWNGGTPLLYAVRGNHIKCVQALLRHGADITFEADSGYSPVALSIALGYKKMQKLLEDHILHLLR